A DNA window from Paraburkholderia sp. IMGN_8 contains the following coding sequences:
- a CDS encoding porin produces MKKKYLAMAVTAGAFAATGAHAQSSVQLYGLMDLSFPTYRTHADANGNHVIGMGNDGEPWFSGSRWGLKGAEDIGGGSKIIFRLESEFVVANGQMEDPGQIFDRDAWVGIENDTFGKITAGFQNTIARDAAAIYGDAYGSPRLSTEEGGFTNSNNFKQMIFYAAGPTGTRYSNGVAWKKLFSNGIFASAGYAFGNSTSFGSNSTYQAALGYNGGPFNVSGFYSHVNRVGFTNQSFSVGGNYTFGILRANAGYFRYLGNQGALGQRQDNAWTVSLKLSPKGPLDYELGYQQMRVHNAAYNSSGDIPNANVGAFDPTSGLHNGFKETLYGSVFYHLSKRTEVYLAGDYMKLHGGYTVGSTFGATNQLELTTGVRTRF; encoded by the coding sequence TTGAAGAAAAAGTATCTGGCGATGGCCGTCACGGCCGGCGCCTTCGCCGCGACCGGCGCGCACGCACAGTCGAGCGTCCAGCTTTACGGCCTGATGGACCTGAGCTTCCCGACCTATCGGACGCACGCGGATGCGAACGGCAATCACGTCATCGGCATGGGCAACGACGGCGAACCGTGGTTCAGCGGCAGCCGCTGGGGCCTGAAGGGCGCGGAAGATATCGGCGGCGGTTCGAAGATCATTTTCCGCCTGGAGAGTGAATTCGTGGTCGCCAACGGCCAGATGGAAGATCCGGGCCAGATTTTCGACCGTGACGCATGGGTCGGTATCGAGAACGACACGTTCGGCAAGATCACGGCAGGCTTCCAGAACACGATCGCCCGCGACGCGGCAGCCATTTATGGTGATGCCTATGGCAGCCCCAGACTGTCGACGGAAGAAGGTGGCTTTACCAATTCGAACAACTTCAAGCAGATGATTTTCTACGCGGCCGGCCCGACCGGTACGCGCTATAGCAATGGCGTGGCGTGGAAGAAGCTGTTCAGCAACGGTATCTTCGCCAGCGCAGGCTACGCATTCGGCAACTCGACGAGCTTCGGCTCCAACTCGACCTATCAGGCTGCGCTCGGCTACAACGGCGGACCGTTCAACGTGTCGGGCTTCTATAGCCACGTGAACCGCGTTGGCTTTACCAACCAGTCGTTCTCAGTGGGTGGCAACTACACGTTCGGCATTCTGCGCGCCAACGCGGGTTACTTCCGCTACCTGGGCAACCAGGGCGCGCTCGGCCAGCGCCAGGACAACGCCTGGACGGTGTCGCTCAAACTGTCGCCGAAGGGTCCGCTCGATTACGAACTCGGTTATCAGCAGATGCGCGTGCACAACGCCGCGTACAACAGCAGCGGCGATATTCCGAACGCGAACGTCGGCGCGTTCGATCCGACCTCGGGTCTCCACAACGGCTTCAAGGAAACCTTGTACGGTTCGGTCTTCTATCACCTGTCCAAGCGTACCGAAGTGTATCTCGCCGGCGACTACATGAAGCTGCATGGCGGTTATACGGTGGGGAGCACCTTCGGCGCGACCAACCAGCTCGAGCTGACCACCGGCGTGCGCACGCGCTTCTGA
- a CDS encoding response regulator → MKLLLVEDNAELAHWIINLLRNQNFTVDCVPDGERADVVLAAQRYDAVLLDIRLPRMDGKEVLARLRHRGDKVPVLMLTAYGSTDDKLDCFSAGADDYVVKPFDARELVVRIETLIRRQSGGMPDVLVCGNLQYLAATRVFLLDNTPLVLRRREHTILEALVTRQGKTVSKAALMESMSGFGDELSADAIDLYIHRLRKHLSTSSAQIMTLRGLGHILRSKDTF, encoded by the coding sequence ATGAAGCTGCTGCTCGTGGAAGACAACGCTGAACTCGCACACTGGATTATCAACTTGCTGCGCAATCAGAACTTCACGGTTGATTGCGTCCCCGACGGCGAACGTGCGGATGTGGTGCTCGCGGCGCAACGCTACGACGCGGTGCTGCTCGACATCCGCCTGCCCCGCATGGACGGAAAGGAAGTGCTGGCACGGTTACGCCATCGCGGCGACAAGGTGCCCGTGCTGATGCTGACGGCATATGGCTCGACAGACGACAAGCTCGATTGCTTCAGTGCGGGTGCTGACGACTATGTCGTCAAGCCATTCGATGCACGTGAACTGGTCGTGCGTATCGAGACGCTGATTCGCCGGCAATCGGGCGGCATGCCGGACGTCCTCGTTTGCGGCAACCTGCAGTACCTGGCCGCCACGCGCGTATTCCTTCTGGACAACACGCCACTGGTGTTACGACGCCGCGAGCACACCATTCTCGAGGCCCTGGTAACAAGACAGGGCAAGACGGTCTCGAAGGCGGCCTTGATGGAGAGCATGTCCGGTTTCGGCGACGAGCTGAGCGCGGACGCCATCGACCTCTATATCCACCGTTTGCGCAAGCACCTCAGCACGTCGAGCGCGCAGATCATGACATTGCGTGGTCTTGGCCACATCCTGCGCAGCAAGGATACGTTCTAG
- a CDS encoding ABC transporter substrate-binding protein: MTPSFRTLRHIAIASSLLFGLASQQATAADSGKITIMVGGITKLIYLPARLTEQLGYFKDEGLDVELLSQPAGVDAENELLAGAVQAVVGFYDHTIDLQTKGKDVKAIVVFGQVPGEVELVSTKAADTIKSMADVKGKTLGVTGLGSSTSFLTQYLAGQHGIQSTEYTMLPVGADASFIAAIKQGRIDAGMTTEPTVSALQKSGDAKVLVDMRSVEGTKAALGGTYPASSLYVQAAWADSHKAEAAKLAHAFVRTMQFIHTHSAEEIAAKMPDDYQKDKPLYVSALKASLPMYTADGRMPADGPATVLKVLSAFNPSVKGKHIELGKTYTNEFVGGK, translated from the coding sequence ATGACCCCGAGCTTTCGCACGCTGCGCCATATCGCCATCGCTTCCAGCCTGCTGTTCGGCCTTGCCTCGCAACAGGCGACGGCGGCTGACAGCGGCAAGATCACCATCATGGTGGGCGGCATCACAAAGCTGATTTACCTGCCAGCGCGCCTGACCGAACAGCTCGGCTATTTCAAGGACGAAGGGCTCGACGTCGAGCTGCTGTCGCAGCCGGCCGGCGTCGACGCTGAAAACGAACTGCTGGCCGGCGCGGTCCAGGCGGTCGTCGGCTTCTACGATCATACGATCGACCTGCAAACCAAGGGCAAGGACGTCAAGGCGATTGTGGTGTTCGGGCAGGTGCCGGGCGAGGTGGAGCTGGTCTCGACGAAGGCCGCGGATACGATCAAATCGATGGCTGACGTCAAGGGCAAGACGCTCGGTGTCACGGGCCTCGGATCGTCGACCAGTTTCCTCACGCAATACCTCGCGGGCCAGCACGGCATCCAGTCGACCGAATACACGATGCTGCCGGTGGGCGCTGACGCCAGCTTCATCGCGGCGATCAAGCAAGGCCGGATCGACGCGGGCATGACGACCGAGCCCACGGTATCGGCACTGCAGAAGTCCGGTGACGCCAAGGTGCTGGTCGATATGCGCTCGGTCGAGGGCACGAAGGCGGCGTTGGGCGGCACCTACCCGGCGTCGAGCCTCTATGTGCAGGCGGCCTGGGCCGATTCGCACAAGGCTGAAGCCGCGAAGCTCGCGCACGCGTTTGTTCGCACGATGCAGTTCATCCACACGCATAGCGCGGAAGAAATCGCCGCGAAGATGCCCGACGACTATCAGAAGGACAAGCCGCTCTACGTGAGCGCGTTGAAGGCGTCGCTGCCGATGTACACGGCGGACGGCAGGATGCCGGCGGATGGACCGGCGACCGTGCTCAAGGTGTTGTCGGCGTTCAATCCGTCGGTCAAGGGCAAGCATATCGAGCTGGGGAAAACCTACACCAACGAGTTTGTCGGTGGGAAATAA
- a CDS encoding arabinogalactan endo-1,4-beta-galactosidase, which translates to MNRRQMLSWLASTAAATGLGATVGTPAVAGELDAFERGNRFAKGADVSTLLELEANGARFYEHGEPRDCLAILKSHGVDSIRIKVWNDPGNPNFYPADQSPAAGYNNAEHVRVLARRAAALGMRVLIDFHYSDWWADPGKQFPPHDWAGKDIAQTCALLSDYTSGVLKMLRSEGVHPEWVQVGNEITGGMLWPLGKYDQWDNLAQLLKAGHDAVKSVDERIKVMLHLDSGGNNATSRWWFDSAIQRGVTFDVIGLSYYPQWQGSLSDLQNNANDLATRYDKDVIVVETAYPWTTSDGDSEPNAMTNTGSVTFPQTPAGQAQFLGALTDIVQAIPGGHGKGVFWWEPEWIPTPNVGWKLGAGDQWDNNTLFDFHGNALSSLDAFRKR; encoded by the coding sequence ATGAACAGAAGGCAAATGCTGTCCTGGTTGGCGTCAACTGCGGCCGCCACGGGTCTCGGCGCAACGGTCGGCACGCCGGCCGTCGCCGGTGAGCTTGATGCGTTTGAGCGCGGCAACCGGTTCGCAAAGGGTGCGGACGTGTCGACGTTGCTCGAGCTGGAGGCGAACGGCGCGCGCTTTTACGAGCACGGCGAGCCGCGCGACTGCCTGGCGATTCTGAAGAGCCACGGCGTCGACTCGATCCGTATCAAGGTGTGGAACGACCCTGGCAATCCGAACTTTTATCCGGCCGATCAGAGTCCCGCCGCGGGATACAACAACGCCGAGCACGTTCGTGTGCTGGCTCGCCGCGCTGCCGCACTCGGCATGCGCGTGTTGATCGATTTCCACTACAGCGACTGGTGGGCCGATCCGGGCAAGCAGTTTCCGCCGCATGATTGGGCCGGAAAGGATATCGCGCAAACTTGCGCATTGTTGTCGGACTACACGTCGGGGGTCCTCAAGATGCTTAGGAGTGAGGGCGTCCATCCGGAGTGGGTGCAAGTCGGCAATGAAATCACCGGCGGTATGTTGTGGCCGCTCGGCAAGTACGACCAATGGGACAACCTCGCGCAGTTGCTGAAGGCAGGACACGATGCGGTCAAATCGGTCGATGAGCGGATCAAGGTCATGCTGCACCTCGACAGCGGCGGAAACAATGCGACGAGCCGCTGGTGGTTCGATAGTGCGATACAGCGCGGCGTCACGTTCGATGTGATCGGTCTGTCCTACTATCCGCAGTGGCAGGGGTCGCTCAGCGATCTGCAAAACAATGCGAACGACCTCGCGACGCGCTATGACAAGGACGTGATCGTCGTCGAGACCGCGTATCCGTGGACAACCAGCGACGGCGATTCTGAACCGAATGCGATGACCAACACCGGCTCGGTGACCTTTCCGCAGACGCCTGCCGGCCAGGCGCAGTTTCTCGGCGCGCTGACGGATATCGTGCAGGCGATACCCGGCGGCCACGGCAAAGGCGTGTTCTGGTGGGAACCCGAATGGATACCGACTCCGAACGTCGGATGGAAACTCGGCGCCGGCGATCAGTGGGACAACAACACGCTGTTCGACTTCCACGGGAACGCGTTGTCGTCGCTGGACGCGTTCCGCAAGCGCTAG
- a CDS encoding beta-galactosidase produces the protein MQLGVCYYPEQWPRSMWADDAKRMAELGITHVRIAEFAWSRMEPRAGEFAWAWLDEAVEILAAAGLKLVLGTPTASPPKWLIDAHPDVLPVRADGSRWNFGSRRHYDISSETYREACLRIVTAMAERYGRHASIVAWQTDNEFGCHETVPSYSPAALRRFQAWLQRRYETVHGLNEAWGNVFWSMEYPSFDTIGLPNLTPTDANPIHLLDFRRFMSDEVASFHREQIDVLWRLAPHADLLHNFMGFFTTFDHYRFAADNSIDVAAWDSYPIARTESIALPDEQKALYARTAHPDVSAFDHDRYRAIGGGRFWVMEQQAGPVNWAPWNPVPAKGMVRLWAYEAFAHGAELVSYFRWRQCPYAQEQMHSGLNLPNNELSPGGLEVQQAAREIAASRALSTLGAPARAATAVVFDYETQWMFEIQRHGKSFDYQTLAFDYYEALRELGLDVDIVSSRADLSQYRLVVVPSIAVIDDALIGQIERSSAQWVFGPRSGSKTENFAIPSGLAPGALQRVLPIQVLEVESLRPTLRPTTSIGGTHGVAVHWREHVRANGATRVEAHFDDEWPAVLAHGRVRYVAGWLSHALHRAVLEQVATDAGIRVHVLAEGLRIRRRGNLTFAFNFGTAQVDAPAPANATFVLGQSQLETGDVCAWEDVGTSA, from the coding sequence ATGCAACTTGGTGTTTGTTACTACCCGGAACAATGGCCGCGTTCGATGTGGGCCGATGACGCAAAGCGTATGGCCGAACTCGGCATCACGCATGTGCGGATCGCGGAATTCGCGTGGAGCCGGATGGAGCCGCGCGCCGGCGAATTCGCTTGGGCGTGGCTCGACGAAGCCGTCGAGATACTCGCGGCCGCCGGACTGAAGCTCGTGCTGGGCACGCCGACCGCATCGCCGCCGAAGTGGCTGATCGACGCGCATCCGGACGTGTTGCCGGTGCGCGCGGACGGCTCGCGCTGGAACTTCGGGTCGCGCCGGCACTACGACATTTCCAGCGAGACATACCGCGAGGCCTGTTTGCGGATCGTGACCGCCATGGCCGAACGTTACGGCAGGCATGCGTCGATCGTCGCGTGGCAAACCGATAACGAATTCGGTTGTCATGAAACGGTGCCGAGTTATTCGCCCGCCGCGCTGCGGCGTTTCCAGGCCTGGCTGCAACGCCGCTACGAAACCGTGCACGGCTTGAACGAAGCATGGGGCAACGTTTTCTGGAGCATGGAGTATCCATCGTTCGACACGATCGGCCTGCCGAACCTGACGCCCACCGACGCCAATCCGATCCATCTGCTCGACTTTCGCCGCTTCATGTCCGACGAGGTGGCGAGTTTTCATCGCGAGCAAATCGACGTGCTGTGGCGCCTCGCGCCGCACGCGGATCTGCTGCACAACTTCATGGGCTTTTTCACGACGTTCGATCACTATCGCTTCGCCGCGGACAACAGCATCGACGTGGCCGCGTGGGACAGCTATCCGATTGCGCGAACCGAGTCCATCGCGTTGCCAGACGAGCAGAAGGCGCTTTATGCACGCACGGCGCATCCGGACGTTTCCGCGTTCGATCATGACCGGTACCGCGCGATCGGCGGCGGGCGCTTCTGGGTCATGGAGCAGCAGGCAGGGCCGGTGAACTGGGCGCCGTGGAATCCGGTGCCTGCGAAGGGCATGGTCAGGCTGTGGGCCTACGAGGCGTTCGCGCACGGCGCGGAACTCGTGTCGTATTTCCGCTGGCGCCAGTGCCCGTATGCGCAGGAACAGATGCACTCGGGACTCAATCTGCCGAACAACGAACTGTCGCCAGGCGGTCTCGAAGTGCAGCAGGCGGCGCGCGAGATTGCCGCGTCCAGGGCGCTGTCAACGCTCGGTGCCCCGGCGCGCGCCGCGACCGCGGTCGTGTTCGACTACGAGACGCAATGGATGTTCGAGATCCAGCGGCACGGCAAGAGCTTCGACTATCAGACGCTCGCATTCGACTACTACGAGGCGCTGCGCGAACTCGGCCTCGATGTCGACATCGTCTCCAGTCGAGCCGATCTATCGCAGTACCGGCTCGTGGTGGTGCCGAGCATCGCGGTGATCGACGATGCGCTCATCGGGCAGATCGAACGGAGTTCGGCGCAATGGGTATTCGGTCCGAGAAGTGGCTCGAAGACGGAGAACTTCGCCATTCCGTCGGGCCTCGCGCCCGGCGCATTGCAACGGGTGCTGCCGATCCAGGTGCTCGAAGTCGAATCGCTGCGCCCGACGCTCAGGCCTACGACTTCGATTGGCGGGACGCACGGGGTTGCCGTGCATTGGCGCGAGCACGTTCGCGCTAACGGCGCGACGCGCGTCGAAGCGCATTTCGACGACGAATGGCCAGCGGTCCTGGCGCACGGACGGGTCCGCTATGTGGCGGGGTGGTTGTCGCACGCATTGCATCGGGCCGTTCTCGAGCAGGTCGCGACGGACGCCGGTATTCGGGTGCACGTGCTTGCTGAGGGCTTGCGCATCCGTCGGCGTGGCAACCTGACCTTCGCGTTCAACTTCGGCACGGCTCAGGTCGACGCTCCGGCGCCGGCGAATGCGACTTTCGTGCTCGGGCAGTCGCAGCTTGAAACCGGCGATGTGTGCGCGTGGGAGGACGTAGGAACCAGCGCTTGA
- a CDS encoding carbohydrate ABC transporter permease, with the protein MYPLPVERWKPINRTLYKASLPIALLIWLMPMLAVLVTSIRSSDELSQGDYWGWPKHFALIENYGTALTQTPMLHYFANSVLITVPSVIGAIVLASMAGFALATYRFPGNTAVLFAFVAGNFVPIQILMIPVRDLALKVGLFNSVWALVIFHVSFQTGFCTLFLRNFIKQLPFELIEAARVEGASEWAIYMRIVLPLIRPALAALGILVFTFVWNDYFWALCLTQGDEAAPITVGVAALKGQWTTAWNLVAAGSVLAALPSVLMFFAMQKHFVAGLTFGASKG; encoded by the coding sequence ATGTATCCACTTCCCGTCGAACGCTGGAAGCCGATCAATCGCACGCTCTACAAGGCATCCTTGCCCATTGCGTTGCTGATCTGGCTGATGCCGATGCTGGCCGTGCTCGTCACGTCGATTCGTTCCTCGGACGAACTGTCGCAAGGCGACTACTGGGGCTGGCCGAAGCATTTCGCGCTCATCGAAAATTACGGCACGGCGCTCACGCAAACGCCGATGCTGCACTACTTCGCCAACAGTGTGCTGATCACCGTGCCGTCGGTGATCGGCGCGATCGTGCTGGCGTCCATGGCGGGCTTCGCGCTCGCGACCTACCGGTTCCCGGGCAACACCGCCGTGCTGTTCGCCTTTGTCGCCGGCAACTTCGTGCCGATCCAGATCCTGATGATTCCGGTGCGCGACTTGGCGCTGAAAGTGGGCCTGTTCAATAGCGTGTGGGCGCTGGTGATTTTTCATGTGTCGTTCCAGACGGGTTTTTGCACGCTGTTTCTGCGCAATTTCATCAAGCAGTTGCCGTTCGAACTGATCGAGGCCGCGCGCGTGGAAGGTGCGAGCGAATGGGCCATCTACATGCGCATTGTGCTGCCGCTGATCCGGCCCGCGCTCGCCGCGCTCGGCATCCTCGTGTTCACGTTTGTCTGGAACGACTACTTCTGGGCGCTGTGCCTCACCCAGGGCGACGAGGCCGCGCCGATCACGGTGGGCGTCGCCGCGCTCAAGGGGCAATGGACTACCGCGTGGAATCTGGTCGCCGCCGGCTCGGTGCTCGCCGCGTTGCCCTCCGTACTGATGTTCTTCGCGATGCAGAAGCATTTCGTTGCCGGCCTTACTTTCGGTGCAAGCAAGGGCTGA
- a CDS encoding sugar ABC transporter permease has protein sequence MSHPAAGRLPAAQHRHVSTTRRHQHRAAFFFLLPGCALFCLCVVYPIISSISLSFYNWDGMTPKTFAGLDNYIELFHSDTFYTALKNNLIWLALFLLAPPLGLLFALYLNQHIRGMRAVKSLFFAPFVLSGVVVGLVFSWFYDPGFGLLRLIVGHGIPVLGDAHTVTFGIIFAALWPQTPFCMVLYLTGLTGINPEVVEAARMEGAKGVRLLWHVILPQLRPATFMAVVLTVIGALRSFDLIAVMSGGGPFDSSTVLAYYMYDQAIKYYREGYSAAIAVVLFAIMLVYIVFHLRRMLREER, from the coding sequence ATGTCTCATCCCGCAGCGGGCCGCCTACCGGCGGCCCAGCACCGGCACGTCTCCACGACCCGCCGTCACCAGCACCGCGCCGCGTTTTTCTTTCTGTTGCCGGGTTGTGCGTTGTTTTGTCTGTGCGTGGTCTATCCGATCATCAGCAGCATCTCGCTCAGCTTCTATAACTGGGACGGAATGACGCCGAAGACCTTCGCCGGACTCGACAACTACATCGAGCTGTTTCACTCCGACACGTTCTATACGGCGCTGAAAAACAACCTGATCTGGCTTGCGTTGTTCCTGCTTGCACCGCCGCTCGGCTTGCTGTTCGCGTTGTATCTGAACCAGCATATCCGCGGCATGCGTGCGGTGAAGTCGCTGTTTTTCGCGCCGTTCGTGCTCTCGGGTGTCGTGGTCGGTCTTGTTTTCAGCTGGTTTTACGATCCGGGCTTCGGGCTGCTGCGCCTGATCGTCGGGCACGGCATTCCCGTGCTCGGCGATGCGCACACGGTGACGTTCGGGATCATCTTCGCCGCACTGTGGCCGCAGACGCCGTTCTGCATGGTGCTGTATCTGACCGGCCTGACGGGCATCAATCCGGAGGTGGTGGAGGCGGCGCGCATGGAAGGCGCGAAGGGCGTGCGTCTGCTGTGGCACGTGATCCTGCCGCAACTGCGGCCGGCCACCTTTATGGCCGTCGTGCTCACCGTGATCGGCGCGCTGCGCAGCTTCGACCTGATCGCCGTCATGAGCGGCGGCGGTCCGTTCGATAGCTCCACCGTGCTGGCCTATTACATGTACGACCAGGCGATCAAGTATTACCGCGAAGGCTATTCCGCGGCGATTGCTGTCGTGCTGTTCGCCATCATGCTCGTCTACATCGTGTTTCATTTGCGCCGCATGCTGCGCGAAGAACGTTGA
- a CDS encoding extracellular solute-binding protein yields MIAHRLRRLAHASAAVAVLAGVLSCAAADAATLAVNVSARGNQRSTWQDAFDKFKKANPDADLKVTYITEEAYKVQMGGWLATDPPDVVSWHDGERMAYYAQRGLLEDLSPDWNKNGWSQQYASVKEASTYKGKQYAAPLGYDAYGFFYRKDLFDKAGIKSEPKTWEEFLDACKKLKASGVAPIAVAARDSWTLAAWFDYLDLRINGNAFHQQLMAGEIPYTDARVKKVYTAWKTLIDDRYFIDNALSYDLDSIAPFLVNGKASMMLMGTFFSASIPASVKPETGYFRFPVIDANVPMAEDGPVNVLLIPAKAKNKADARKLLAFMEQPQINADLAKGWGTLPSNSQAAEPEDAISKVGFQTLANTKGGIAQFYDRDMTKEMADEGMKAMQQFYSDPSQIDALLVRLEATRKRIYKK; encoded by the coding sequence ATGATTGCACATCGCCTTCGCCGTCTGGCTCACGCATCCGCTGCGGTCGCTGTGCTTGCCGGCGTGCTCTCTTGCGCCGCGGCCGACGCCGCAACGCTCGCGGTCAACGTATCGGCGCGCGGTAATCAGCGCTCGACCTGGCAGGACGCGTTCGACAAGTTCAAGAAAGCCAACCCCGATGCCGATCTCAAGGTGACCTACATCACTGAAGAGGCGTACAAGGTGCAGATGGGCGGCTGGCTTGCCACCGATCCGCCTGATGTCGTGTCGTGGCACGACGGCGAGCGTATGGCGTATTACGCCCAGCGTGGTCTGCTCGAGGACCTGTCGCCGGACTGGAACAAGAACGGCTGGTCGCAGCAGTATGCGTCGGTCAAGGAAGCGTCCACTTATAAGGGCAAGCAGTACGCAGCGCCGCTTGGCTACGACGCGTACGGGTTCTTCTATCGCAAGGATCTGTTCGACAAGGCCGGTATCAAGAGCGAACCGAAGACGTGGGAAGAATTCCTCGACGCCTGCAAGAAGCTGAAGGCAAGCGGCGTCGCGCCGATCGCCGTCGCCGCGCGCGATAGCTGGACGCTTGCCGCGTGGTTCGACTATCTCGACCTGCGCATCAACGGCAACGCGTTCCATCAGCAATTGATGGCCGGCGAGATTCCGTACACCGATGCGCGCGTGAAGAAGGTCTATACCGCGTGGAAAACCTTGATCGACGATCGCTATTTCATTGATAACGCGCTGTCCTACGATCTCGATTCGATCGCACCGTTTCTCGTGAACGGCAAGGCGTCGATGATGCTGATGGGCACGTTCTTCTCGGCGAGCATCCCGGCCTCCGTCAAACCCGAGACCGGCTACTTCCGATTCCCCGTGATCGATGCCAATGTGCCGATGGCCGAAGACGGGCCGGTGAATGTGCTGTTGATCCCGGCGAAGGCGAAGAACAAGGCCGATGCGCGCAAGCTGTTGGCGTTCATGGAGCAGCCGCAAATCAATGCGGATCTTGCGAAGGGCTGGGGCACGTTACCGTCCAACAGCCAGGCGGCCGAGCCTGAAGATGCGATCTCGAAGGTTGGATTCCAGACGCTCGCCAACACCAAAGGCGGCATCGCGCAGTTCTACGATCGCGACATGACGAAGGAAATGGCCGACGAAGGCATGAAGGCGATGCAGCAATTCTATAGCGATCCTTCGCAAATCGATGCGCTGCTCGTGCGCCTCGAAGCGACCCGCAAGCGCATCTACAAGAAGTAA
- the ugpC gene encoding sn-glycerol-3-phosphate ABC transporter ATP-binding protein UgpC, producing MATIHLANVQKSYGDHPPVIRRVNLDIAQHEFCVFLGPSGCGKSTLLRMIAGLEDLTEGELRIGGRLVNDVPAAERGVAMVFQSYALFPHMTVFENMAFGLKLAKQPKDVIDRKVREAARILQLDTLLDRHPKALSGGQRQRVAIGRAIVREPGVFLFDEPLSNLDAALRGQTRVEIARLHQRFANASVVYVTHDQVEAMTLADRIVLLHAGADAERFGSIAQTGAPLELYHHPKSRFVAGFIGSPRMNFIDAVVDSIGAGSVTVSLAQSGERLAAHVDGRRLQPGQPVTLGVRPEHLRLHGDEQSIQCATVLSERLGEHSYIHAEHAAGTLVAKAPGDSPIGSGERIRIHVPAAACHLFDAEGIALRRSALEPERVAA from the coding sequence ATGGCCACAATCCATCTCGCGAATGTGCAGAAATCGTACGGCGACCATCCGCCGGTGATCCGGCGTGTCAACCTGGACATCGCGCAACACGAGTTCTGTGTTTTTCTTGGGCCGTCCGGTTGCGGCAAGTCGACCTTGCTGAGAATGATCGCCGGTCTCGAAGACCTGACCGAAGGCGAATTGCGCATTGGCGGGCGCCTCGTGAACGACGTGCCCGCCGCCGAGCGGGGTGTCGCGATGGTGTTCCAGAGCTACGCGCTGTTCCCGCACATGACCGTGTTCGAGAACATGGCGTTCGGTCTGAAGCTCGCGAAGCAACCCAAGGACGTCATCGACCGGAAGGTGCGCGAAGCCGCGCGCATTCTGCAGTTGGACACGCTCCTCGATCGCCATCCGAAAGCCTTGTCCGGTGGACAGCGGCAACGCGTCGCGATTGGCCGGGCGATTGTGCGCGAGCCTGGCGTGTTCCTGTTCGATGAGCCGTTGTCGAATCTCGACGCAGCGCTGCGTGGCCAGACCCGCGTTGAAATCGCCAGGCTGCACCAGCGCTTTGCGAATGCGAGTGTGGTGTATGTCACGCACGATCAGGTCGAGGCCATGACGCTCGCCGACAGGATCGTGCTGCTGCATGCGGGCGCGGATGCCGAGCGCTTCGGCAGCATTGCGCAGACCGGCGCGCCGCTCGAGTTGTATCACCATCCGAAGTCGCGCTTTGTGGCGGGTTTCATCGGTTCGCCGCGGATGAATTTCATCGACGCCGTGGTCGACTCGATCGGCGCGGGCAGTGTGACGGTGTCGCTCGCGCAAAGCGGCGAACGACTGGCCGCGCACGTCGACGGCCGGCGCCTGCAGCCCGGTCAGCCGGTCACGCTCGGCGTGCGTCCGGAACATCTGCGCCTTCATGGCGACGAGCAGTCCATTCAGTGCGCCACGGTGCTATCGGAACGGCTCGGCGAACACAGCTATATCCACGCGGAACATGCGGCCGGCACGCTGGTAGCAAAAGCGCCGGGCGATTCGCCGATCGGTTCGGGCGAGCGCATCCGCATTCACGTTCCGGCCGCCGCATGTCACCTGTTCGATGCCGAAGGTATCGCACTGCGGCGCAGTGCGCTCGAGCCTGAGCGAGTCGCGGCCTGA